Proteins encoded by one window of Microtus pennsylvanicus isolate mMicPen1 chromosome 18, mMicPen1.hap1, whole genome shotgun sequence:
- the Rras gene encoding ras-related protein R-Ras isoform X1 translates to MSSGAASGTGRGRPRGGGPGPRDPPPGETHKLVVVGGGGVGKSALTIQFIQSYFVSDYDPTIEDSYTKICSVDGIPARLDILDTAGQEEFGAMREQYMRAGNGFLLVFAINDRQSFNEVGKLFTQILRVKDRDDFPIVLVGNKADLETQRQVLRSEASTFSAARHMAYFEASAKLRLNVDEAFEQLVRSVRKYQEQELPPSPPTAPRKKGGGCPCVLL, encoded by the exons ATGAGCAGCGGGGCGGCGTCCGGGACTGGGCGGGGGCGGCCCCGGGGCGGGGGGccgggacccagggaccccccgCCCGGCGAGACTCACAAGCTGGTGGTCGTGGGCGGCGGCGGCGTGGGCAAGAGCGCGCTGACCATCCAGTTCATCCAG TCCTACTTCGTGTCTGACTATGACCCCACCATTGAGGATTCCTACACAAAGATCTGCTCTGTGGATGGCATCCCCGCGAGGCTGGACA TCCTGGACACTGCAGGTCAAGAGGAATTTGGTGCCATGCGGGAGCAGTACATGCGTGCTGGCAACGGCTTCCTGCTGGTGTTTGCAATCAATGACCGGCAGAG TTTCAATGAGGTAGGCAAGCTCTTCACGCAGATCCTCAGAGTCAAGGACCGCGACGATTTCCCCATCGTGCTGGTTGGGAACAAAGCAGATTTGGAGACACAGCGCCAG gtcctccgATCTGAAGCATCCACTTTCAGCGCTGCCCGCCACATGGCTTACTTTGAGGCCTCAGCCAAACTGCGTCTGAATGTCGACGAGGCATTTGAGCAGCTGGTCCGGAGTGTCCG GAAATACCAGGAGCAAGAACTCCCTCCTAGCCCACCCACTGCTCCCAGGAAGAAGGGTGGGGGCTGCCCTTGCGTCCTGCTGTAG
- the Rras gene encoding ras-related protein R-Ras isoform X2: protein MANYHQSYFVSDYDPTIEDSYTKICSVDGIPARLDILDTAGQEEFGAMREQYMRAGNGFLLVFAINDRQSFNEVGKLFTQILRVKDRDDFPIVLVGNKADLETQRQVLRSEASTFSAARHMAYFEASAKLRLNVDEAFEQLVRSVRKYQEQELPPSPPTAPRKKGGGCPCVLL, encoded by the exons ATGGCTAACTATCACCAG TCCTACTTCGTGTCTGACTATGACCCCACCATTGAGGATTCCTACACAAAGATCTGCTCTGTGGATGGCATCCCCGCGAGGCTGGACA TCCTGGACACTGCAGGTCAAGAGGAATTTGGTGCCATGCGGGAGCAGTACATGCGTGCTGGCAACGGCTTCCTGCTGGTGTTTGCAATCAATGACCGGCAGAG TTTCAATGAGGTAGGCAAGCTCTTCACGCAGATCCTCAGAGTCAAGGACCGCGACGATTTCCCCATCGTGCTGGTTGGGAACAAAGCAGATTTGGAGACACAGCGCCAG gtcctccgATCTGAAGCATCCACTTTCAGCGCTGCCCGCCACATGGCTTACTTTGAGGCCTCAGCCAAACTGCGTCTGAATGTCGACGAGGCATTTGAGCAGCTGGTCCGGAGTGTCCG GAAATACCAGGAGCAAGAACTCCCTCCTAGCCCACCCACTGCTCCCAGGAAGAAGGGTGGGGGCTGCCCTTGCGTCCTGCTGTAG